Sequence from the Tenrec ecaudatus isolate mTenEca1 chromosome 6, mTenEca1.hap1, whole genome shotgun sequence genome:
TTGCTTCTAGTCTATGTGTATACAGTGATTTTTCCTGTGAACCCTTAAGATGCAAAATTTATCACAAATTATTTATATGAAGCATACCAATTAAATGAATTTCACTatgttccttaaaaaaaaagatgtcaaTCCTAACTCAGGCACTATATAGGTTCAATGCAATCTCGATACAAATATCAGCATCattatttcaaagaaatggaaaaactgacttaCAACTTTATATggcaagggaagaaacccagaattgtcaaacaactcttcaagaagaaaaaaGTGGGTGGGCTTGCATAACTGGACTTTAAAACTTACTATGCAGTTACTGTTGTCAAAACACCATGGTCTAATGATAGATACACGGGCCAATGGATAAgaatagaaaatccagaaataaaaacattttacagACAACtcatctttgataaggacccaaaTAATATgcaatgggaagcaggtgcccttttcaacaaatggttctGCGCTGGAAACaaatggatatcaacctgcaggtgaatgaagcaagacctttacctcacctcatgcaaaaggacaaattcaaggtggatcactgaCCTTGAGATAAGACCCAACACCATCAGGATAATCAATGAAAAATTTCAGACAAAGATAAGTACCTTAGGACAGGGAATACTGGGTGAACATAAATAAGGAAAGATACACACCTAGAAAAAGATAAAGTAGAATGATAATTCTGGGTGTAGGGGAGGGAAGGGTGcagattgggagaggaggaggcagggggaggggatctAAATTTGacggtgagaagggtgtagcattcctggtcatattggatcaattgaaatgtatctgagatgTGAGCAATGGGTAAATAtgagagtggggcaggaggaaagaaaaagaagaaagaacaagaaagtaaaaattttatatataaaatatagatatgtatatatgtcaatttataaatatataaagataataaagacaggtgtgtgtgtgtatgtgtgtgtgagtgtgtaacaagacaaggaaacaaatggattttggccctCTATTTAAGCCTTAcatagtacaagaatggtttgttctcatAATGAGGCACTGCATGATACCTTCCCAACAggctcactgaaggcaaaatgggtatataagcaaatgtgttgaagaaagctgatggtgcctgtttattaaaagatatggtgtcttgggtcttaaggtcttgaagttaaacaagcaatcatctagtaggaaagcaccaaagcccacatggaagaagcatgccagcctgtatgATTATGAGCTGTCAACGGGAAtaaatatcagaagttcaaaaacaagcaaatgatatgaaggagcatggacaaaatggaaactcaaaacccacctgtaagataattgggcactccctcacagaagggccacatggacaggatgatatatccagggtgaggtacaacactgatgaaacacatcctctacttctttaatattCCCTCTCCTTACTGTTATGGGCTTAGTTTTACCTCCTTAATCTTGTTAAACctatgtatgttcatttgtataattaagataattcaatgcatgaaagctaagctaagatagataactcttcagaaacagtaatgggagtaacgattCCCTTGAGAGTACaagaagagagggagaagagggagaaggggagagctGAGAACaatgatgactgaataaccccacttgaagggacaaataacagaattgtaggtgaacaaaTACATTGGATGGAGTAGGAAAGAGCAAGAAAAATaagtacataaatatatatttatatgtgtgtacacacacatatattcctggggtgggggagatTGGGGAgattgtgggggaggggagaaaggggaactgataccaaagaatacaaggagagagaaaatgtttcgaaaaactgatgatggcaacaattgttcaATTATGCTGGATCTcattgaattatgaattgttataatatctgtaagagctcccaatataaagaaggaaaaagaaaagcgcATAATGTTTAGTCATGTAGAAGAGTAGTAGAAGAGAATAAGAGAGCaaggcccttggcaagatggatcaacacagtggctgcaacgatgcgcTCAGTGCAACGATTCTAAGCATGGTGCTGGACTGGTCTGTACTTCATTGTGTTGTATGTAGGTTTCGAACCAACTCGAAACAACTAACAACATCTCTTTTGAGAATTGTTTATACACACAATGATGTAGGTGCACAGTACCAACCTTGTGCATGTGGTTATCAGTTCTTCCCATACCATTTGTTAAAGTGACAACTCTTTCCCTATTGAATGATCTTGGCACCCTTGTTAAAAATCAATTGATTGTAGATGCTGGATTTATTTCTGAACTGGCAAATGAAGACATTTAATTAGAAGAACTGGAGTCATGGGTTAGAACTGAGGCCTGAAGAGACTTGTATTTGAGGGCAtggttaaaatttaacctaacctttttttccctctcttttttgatctattatttttttaaaaaataaataattttatttgaggggcctcttacatatattataacaatccattcattaATATATCAAGCAGAAATGTACAATTGTTGCCCTCAACAATTTCTAAAATTATCTTTTTCTTGAAccctttgatattagctcctctttttcccctccctcacccaccttgcTACCCCcagaacccttaatatattacgTATTGTTATCATTATTTATACATATTTCACACTGCCCATTCTATTTCTTACCTACTATCCTGGTATTCATTCCCCTTGAGGGAGATTATCCTCCTGTCACTGCTATCcattcccctttcctcctctttctcccccctaccatccctaccctcctggaatcgttactcccattacttATTCTGAGGGAGATTGTCTTTCCTGAATTCTATATTGAAAGCTCTCATCTTTACTCCTTTATGTACATTGGTTGGTGTTTGCAAGGTAGGtctgagatcataatagtggggacgGGGGAGgagagaattaaagaactagagttttgtgtattttgttggtgctaaactgccTACTGGAACTCCTAATTATCCacggatgggctctgggtctccacttggcccctctccatcaccttgatgaggttgtttattttttaacttctgatgcctgttcctgttgacatctcatgatcacacaggctgatggacTTCTTctttgtgagctttgttgcttccctgttagatgactGCATGTTTGGCTTCAaactttcaagaccccagacatcttttaatagctggctaTTTTTCAATGGCTggccatcatctgctttcttcaccacatttgtttatgcacacagtttgtcttcagtgatggtgtcggGGAGGTGGACATCacccagtgccacattattagaacaaagtgttcttgtgttgagggaatacttaagtAGAGGTCCAGAGTCCATCCAATGCCTCAATGTATTGCTATATAACTATATGTACGTAGGCGAATACCCCTATTTTtatgcattaatatatttacatatgtatacctctatgtttatacctctataaacagTCTTGCTtcttagttatttcctctatttcctcttgccttcctcctgtcccactattatgttcacccCTCATTTGCTTCTCAGTAATTTCTCATGGCTAGATTACCGCTGCTCCACCAATACAAGGAACTCTATGTCCCCCCTCGCTTTTGATTTTAGATCCCTATTTACTCCTCTGTCCATGACCTTGTTTGCTCACCACCTCCTTCACcctgccttctccccaccccccgctggaaccatcagtcctaatCCTTTCTCCGTGGACTTGCTTGTCTAGATAGACCAAGCAGATACAAAACACCAACAGAtaaacaaccaacaacaacagcagtctTATTCTTAATTTATTCTAGTTTATATGATTTTCGTTCTTTTGCATTGAGGTCTTTCCTATGTATAATTTTGTTGTATTTGTTGGACTTTTCATGAAATCTGGAGAGGTAAGACTATAGAGAAAGTAACTAGATACATCATTTGCTGAGGTTATAtgcaggggaggcagggggaaatggAGACTAACAGCAATcaacacaagaatgaagaaaaggttcaACAATTGATTGAGGTTATGGTTGTACAACTCCTTTCAATATCATTTAGTAATTGAATTgtaagatatgtgaattatatgttaataaactTATACAGAAGAATACATAAAGTATGAGAATAACTCAAAAATGAATGGAGAAAACTGTCAAAAATTCctatgagacaaaaaaaagtttctGAAGATGACTGAAGCTGAATGATGGGGTCATATCCCTTATTCTATCTTGTCTGCTTTTATATATGATAAATATGTTCTATTGATGAATGATTGTTAAAAATAAGCAGTTGGTTaactttctattaaattggtctGCTATTGATATTGGGATAGGATCATTGTTGCTCATGAATTGCCTTATTTTTCCCTTCTATTTATCAATAAATGGCTACTTCTACTGAGAACATCTGCTCTTTATGTGTCCTTGAATTAGTGCGCTAGAGCAGAATGTCCATAAAAATGCATAAAAGTTCTGCTTCTAACTTGGTAGATGAGTAATATCAACTTGAAGAAACTTTTCATCCAAGccacgttctttaacttacatTTATCTCTAATGAAGTCAATATTTGCACCTCTCTAACCCTTGTGGTCATTTCACAACATTCAGAATTCACATACGAGAGAGTAATTAAATAATTAATACCAATTAGCAAACATTTTTGATTTACATTATTGACATTATTGATATCATTTATATATGAGATATAAATGTGCATCTAGGGAATCTCAGACCAGTGAAGAAAATGATTTCACATATATATGGGTTGTGTTAGAGCAGTCATATATAATGCTATTACTGAAGTTCAGACACTTAGAATTTGAAATCTACATTGTTTATCTTAATGGAGTAGGAAAAGAAATTCCTatagggagaaagaagcaaagATGAAAACTTAAACAAATTTGACCAATGGAGTATTCcatagtatgtatatgtatgcatatgtaacAGTTTATCTATATGTAACAACGCTcacaagatagattggcacaatGGGCTCTCATATATAGCGACAATTGTGAGATGATGCAGAACTGAGCAGTTTGTTCTATTGAGCATACAGTAGCTATGAGTCAGGTCTTACTCCTCAcaatggatggcacctaacaacatacatttatctctctctgtgtgtatgtgcgtgtgtgtaaaatctCCTAGATTTAAGCTTATAAATCAGTAATATAGGGTATGGCAGAACCAGagaatcagaaaaaaatatttttaagtgccAACAAAtagattccaacccatagaaacTGTGCACAATAGAAGCAAGCACTGCCCtttctgtgccagcctcaccattacTCTGTGAGCCCATCACTACAGTCgccgtgtcaattcatcttgttgagagctttcctctttttcactgcccctccgttTTACCAAGCACTATAGCCTTCTGCAGGGACTAGTTCATTCTGATAATTTGATCAAAGTACACAAGATGAAGTTTGCTGTAGGCAACATTCTGGTtggtcttcttccaagacagacctgtttaaTATTTTGGTAGCCCTTGATACTTTCACTCTTCAGCACATcaatcaaatgcattcattcatcTTCAGTCTTTATAAGTCAATgcacaactttcccatgcataccaTGCTTAAGTCAAGCACACcaccatcctcaaagtaacatatttgtttttcaacacatatttacctaatgcaatgtgtcttttgatgtcgcgactgctgcttccatgagcactgactgtggatccaagcaagaaaaaaaaatccttgacaactttgaatattttctgtttatcttgAAATTactttttggtccagttgtgaagagtttggttttctttacattgatccataatcaaggctgcaatccttgatcttcatcagcaagtgtctcaagttctcctcactttgagcaaagtcgtgtcatctgcatatcagaagTCGTTAAAAATTTTTCCTCTAATTCGTGTAATCCAGCCTTtctgattatgtgctcagcatacagattggacaaATATGATGAGcagatataaccctgacacacacctttcctgattttaaaccttgaagtcttcccttgctctgtttgcatgTCTACCTCTTGATCCAGAGAATGGTTCTCCCTGAGCAAAGTAACGTATATTGAATTTCCCATTATTCCTAAGACTAACCATCGtttgtatgatccacacagttgaagatCTTTGGGTGGTCaatgagacacaagtaaacatctttctggtagtctatgTTTtgagccaatgtccatctgatgtcagcaatagtGTCTTTTATTGCACATCTTCTGAATGCGGCCTCAACGAACCTGGATGAGAAAaactttacttgtatgtgatttcAGTGATATTCTGTAATTTGTACATTCCATtgggttacttttctttggaaggagtacaaatatgaatttcttccacTCAATTAGCcaagtagctttcttccaaattctTGGCGTAGATGAATGAATACTTCTAGtactttttgaaatatttcaatgggtattccatcaataccTGGAGTCTTGCTTTTGAGTAATTTTTTCAGTGACATTTGGACCTCTTCTTTTGGTGCCATTggtccttgatcatatgctacttcttaaaTCATATGGTACTTCTGAATATCAACTACTGCTTTTCACAGTGTATTCTTTGCAATTGATAATctcttccacagttggcccctgtcTCGTTttggctgctaatattgagcttagccatcatctcttcccacaaatgtagtccatTAGATTTCTGTGTATTGCATCTAGAACTGTCCATTTGTATAGTTGCCCTTTGTGTTATTGACAAAAGATATTTCTTCTGGatgagtcattggtcttgcaaaattctatcatgtgatcttaggctttgtttctatcacttaCATCATATTTTCTGATTCTATTCATTCctctttccaactttcacattccaattagtataattatcaatgtatgtgGTAGTTCcacaatctattgtcaatttaagTATTaaaagtaaaggggtggagtttgagtattaaaagtggaggggtggagttcaatctgtcaatcaggtctcagcttgatgacctcatttgcagctgctaaggagataaatagctcgctggagacagactaactccctgggaaacattgcagctgacGAGAAACTTGAAACTACACTAgtttcctgagctggagaagccacgtggagacccctgccagtgctgagatgcttacaacacccctccatccacaagacttcccacccactggcctgtgatcttcctgcatttggcatcattgcatgtgtcttatgagtctgaagaggactttgtagattggtattggacatatgggctaatatcagatttatggacttgatctggactgagctgagatgttttctcaatattcaactgctcttgtatataaagttatttcttatacatatatgagtgtctatgaattttcttTCTCTAGTATGCCCAGGCTAATACAATGTATATTTATTGCATTTTTATCACTTTCAGAATAAAGATATTGGtataatttttcaatttctaCATCAATAGATTTAGTGCTTGgtccataaatttgaatagtagttgtgttgattggatttccttgtatgcagacaGACATGATCATATCATAGGATTGTACTCTAAGATGGCTCTAGAACCCCTCCCCTTTTAAACTCtgactgcaatgccattcctctttgtGTCCTTCCCGGCACGTGAACCGTATcatcttctgattcaaaatggccaattccagTCCTTTCCAGTTCACTGATGCCTAGATTATTGATCtttttgcattccatttcatttttagcgACTTATAATTTTCCTTgggtcatactttgtacatttctaATTGTGATTATTAGTTGATGTTTGCTACTGCTCCTTCTCATTTTGTATTATGCCCCATCAGCAGTGACAGCTCCTGaagcctttcctcctgcagagttgACTCCACACATACCATTAGCATTGGCTCCAAGTTGAGAAGGCGGAGCTTCCTCAGTCCTATTGTAATGCCTTCTTACCTGGGGTGCCTGTGACAGTAGTGTAAGGTAACCTGCCCAGACGCTGTAGTAGGGCTGGACTTTGGCCACAGACATTTTTTGTTCTTGATATGTAGCTTGTACTGGAGGAGTACTCTCACAAGCTGCATATTATTTTGTGAATGTTTGCCAGATCTTCCAGTAATTTCGTGAAATCTCAGGTAGAGGCTGTGGCAAAAGAGAAGTGACAGCTGACTGATGACCAGAACAGACTTTCTCAATGAAGCTTAAGGTCTGAGATTTCACAGAAAGTGTTTCTTGTTCCTCTTCTCTTGCGTTcacttatttttccatttctaatTGCTCTGCATTTctattgattgataatttggcttttAAAACTTTCAtatcccagcctgtgtgatgagtggtcccgaaggagtcagttatcagacatcaaagaacaaaaaatcatatcattgactgcacacctccatgaaagGATTACTGAAgactaatgggtgcataagcaaatgtggtaaagaaagctgatggtgcccggctatcaaaagagatagtgtctggggtcttaaaggcttgaaggtgaacaagcagccatctagctcagaagcaaaaaagcccacatggaagaagcacaccggccagtgcgatcatgaggtgccaaagggaccaggtataaggcatcatgcaaaataaaaaaagatatatgtgtgtacatgtatatatatgtgcgtgtgtgtgtgtatatatatatatataccatattgaatgaaggggaaagagcagagtggagacccaaggcccaagtgtcggccaatggagatcccctcatagaggggtttaggagaggagatgggttaattagggtgcgaggtagtactgatgaagaacacagctttcccccagatcctggatgcttcctcccacccaactaccatgatccgaattctaccttgtagggctggatagggcagaggttgcacactggtacatatgagggctggaagcacagggaatccagggtggatgataccttcaggaccagggtgtgaggggcgatgctgggagagcggagggtgagtgggttggaaagcgggaactgattacaaggatccacatgtgacctcctccctgggggagagacggcggagaaggaggggaagggagactccggatagggcaagatatgacaaaataacgatgtataaattaccaagggcacatgagggaggggggtgcggggagggaggggaaaaaaatgaggacctgatgcaaagggcttaagttgagagcaaatgctttgagaatgattggggcagggaatgtatggatgtgctttatacaattgatgtatgtatatgtatggattgtgataagagttgtatgagtccctaataaaatgtaaaaaaataaaagaggagaaaaaaaagaaaatgattagggcaaagaatgtacagatgtgctttatacaattgatgtatgtatatgtatggactgtgataggagttgtatgagcccctaataaattgttaaaacaaaaacaaaaaaaccctttcATATCAATATTAATATGGTGCATTATCTAAATCTagtaattaatttaatttattatgGAGATTATATTAATGTGAATGTATTAAAATAAATTTCATGTGATTTTTATCTTTGTATATTGTTTATGATATCTAAATCTTGTCGCTTAACTGCTAGTAACATTTCTTAAAACTGTCTCTGTGTCATCTTAATGCCTCTCTGGCGAACCAACCAAGGACATGTATTAAACAAGAAGATTCTTTAAAAATCAATGAAATGGTTTCAAATTCTTGTTCActttaaaaaatttctttttgtacATTAATAATTATAATGATAAAAATATTGTGTAGAATCTTCTGGTTTATTTACATTGTAAATTGCCTGTACAATCTTGGATTGCTTTCTCACTCTTCCATTCAGAAATTAAAACATAACACAATAGTTAAAATGAATGATGCTTTTCTTTACTATTTTAATCATAGATCAATGAAAAATATTGCTTTGCATTCTTTTCTTGACATAATTGTTAGTATGCATTGCTATAAGTATTAAATTACCATTGTAAAGGAGAAATACATACAAGTTTTTTGTGGCAAacaaaaattattaaatttaactGAATTTTGATGAATTAGTTTCTTTTATCTATCACTTTCCTGAAAATTCATTTGCTCTCCTGTCAAGTGTCTGTTATCTGGTTATGTTGCCAAAAACAATAAATAGCTTAGGGGATGCTCTCACTGTAACCAACCCAGACTTTGGAAGGTATACATccaaatgaataaggaaaacatataaacaaaataattcACTCCCATTaagctgattctgacccacaaTAAGCCTAtatcacagggtagaactgcctctgtgagtttctgagactgtaactgtttatgggagtagaaagaccaatctttctcctactgagtgactggtggttttgaactgctgaccttgcagttagaagcctaaAGAGCACTAATTATGCCACCAGAGATTCTTATACATCAAAATGAAGTTTGTTTTAATAGATACAGCCATCTAAAATGGTCTGCAGAATTATTTTTCcatgataaaatattttaaaaaggataAACCAACCCCCAAAATTCCTGCCTCATTAAAGTTTTGCCTCATTATCTATAGTTTCTTAGGCAACCAAAATGCTTTCACTTAAGTATGCAATATCTAGAGATAGAGACTTGGTGTTAATTCATATCGATACCTCCAAACCCAAGATAGAAtggaaaattaagaaaaattatgCTTTGTTACCTACATTTCATTATATAtctaatgctttgaaaataaaaatattcttttgATTAAATCATTAAAGGCTTGCTTGACTTGTTTGTTCCTCAGGGTATAAATAAATGGATTTAACATGGGAGAAATGGATGTAGTAAGTATTGTTACCCCTTTATTAATGCTCATTTCATCCTTTGCTGAAGGTTTGACATAGACAAAGATGCAGCTGCCATAGGTGATGGAAGCCACAATGATGTGAGAAGAACAAGTAGAAAAGGCCTTTTTCCTTTGTTGAGCAGAAGGGATTCTGAGAATTGTTCTGATGATATATGTGTAGGACAAAACCACACATATGAAAGTGATAACAAAGATCAATACAGAGCAAGTAAGAACCATTTGTTCTATGAGCCATGTATCTGTGGAAGAGATTTTCAGAATAGAATTGACATCACAAATAAAGTGGTCAATGACGTTTGAATCATAGAATTCCAGGTCCAGTCCCAGGATGAAAGGTGGGAATATAAGCAATAAAGTGATCATCCAGCAGCCTAAGACAAGCCTTTGGCAGACCCCGTGGTTCATGATGGTCATGTAGTGCAGGGGTTTGCAGATGGCCACATACCGATCATAGGACATAGTGGTTAGGAGGAAAATACCTGTTATTACAAAAAGGTCTATTAAAAACAGTTCACTCATGCAAGCATCATAGGTAATGGTCCTGTCACCTGTTGATATACTGTATAGGAATCTCGGTATGCAGGCAGAGGTGAATGAGATTTCCAAGAAGgagaaattttggaggaaaaagtACATGGCAGTTTTAAGGTGGGGATCCACTAATGTGAGGATGATGATGGTCAGATTTCCAGCTATGCTCAACATGTAGGTGATGAGTAGAAATACAAAAATCAGAATCTGCAGTTGTGGGTCTTCTGTCAGTCCCAGGAGGATGAATGTGGTTATGGCTGTATGGTTTCTCATTCCCGGATCCTGACTTCTGCTTAATCTGTGTGTAAAATTGAGGGACATGGTGGAGGATATTTTTTCTGATATAGGTTGGTTTTTAAAGTCAGGCAATACATTTGACATGTATTTGCTTGCGTTCATCatgaatacttaaaaatattcaTGTTCTCAACTCTCTTGATAAGTCATTCAATTGGTTTGGAATCTGGTTTTAATATGCTTAACAACATAGGACAAGATACACATTTCCATTACAATCCATGTGCCACATAACACACACTGTCATATATCTGAAGTACAATATTACAAAAATTAGTAATCACTATTATTAATTCCTTTTAATTATTTATGTTTTCATAAGacactaaaaataaatacaaatatcactAAGTGGACTCATGGCCTTTTAGTTGGCTTgtggtcaggagacaccagtccttggagaaggacatcatgatgggtaaagtggagggacaacaACAAAGAGAAGGCTTggacaaggtggatgagcccagtggctcccacaaaaggctcaaacatgagaacatggtgaggacggcacagaactgggcagtgtctccttctttggTGGATAGGGTCAAGGTGAATCGGGGCTAACTGGGCATCCAACCACCACAACAAATTGGCCTGACTGGTGAGTGGAAAACAAATCAAGACAATGAGTTGTCTTAAGGCTCGTTCAAGTGATAATGCGATCCAATCTATACTAGGATCTTTTTCTCCATGATTTTTATTGTGGTTTATGCTTTGGAATGGATTTTTCCATAGCATATACTTGTTCCATTTAGAACAATGAGTCAACGACTGTTAAGGTACTTTATATTTATAAGAAATTTTCCCAATCACAACGTGAAATcctaaatattttcatttatatgaaaCTCTTTTGCCTTGGAAAAATTGTTAGTTTATGAGTGTGTTTTTGAATAATAAGCTGCTTTAAAACCCTTGCAGCAGCTTCACTTTCTGATTTACTGCTATTGGCAAGGCTATAAATAACACACAAAAGATAGTTCACTTATAAAAAATCATCTTCTA
This genomic interval carries:
- the LOC142451460 gene encoding olfactory receptor 6C2-like, with protein sequence MSLNFTHRLSRSQDPGMRNHTAITTFILLGLTEDPQLQILIFVFLLITYMLSIAGNLTIIILTLVDPHLKTAMYFFLQNFSFLEISFTSACIPRFLYSISTGDRTITYDACMSELFLIDLFVITGIFLLTTMSYDRYVAICKPLHYMTIMNHGVCQRLVLGCWMITLLLIFPPFILGLDLEFYDSNVIDHFICDVNSILKISSTDTWLIEQMVLTCSVLIFVITFICVVLSYTYIIRTILRIPSAQQRKKAFSTCSSHIIVASITYGSCIFVYVKPSAKDEMSINKGVTILTTSISPMLNPFIYTLRNKQVKQAFNDLIKRIFLFSKH